From a single Lewinella sp. LCG006 genomic region:
- a CDS encoding SusC/RagA family TonB-linked outer membrane protein yields MKQFHNLTLLLLAMVILPGVMLAQRTISGQVTDAESGETLIGANILVVGTSSGTITDIDGNYELVVPEGYDLLSFSYTGYSTQELKITASNVLNVKMASGTVLDEVVVIGYGTVRKEDATGSVQTISSDVFNRGAITSTQELIAGKVAGVNITPNSDPGGGATIRIRGGSSLNASNDPLIVIDGVPVESRGVAGGRNILNLVNPNDVENVTVLKDASATAIYGSRASNGVIIITTKKGALGKGVKINYNGSIASSSIQKRVDVMSADEFRNLVNERFPANANLLGDANTDWQDQIFQTGLTHDHSVSLSGGIKEVLPYRVSLGYTNKDGLLLTDNFQRTTYGVSLTPGFLDNRLQVTANIKGVNVQNQFANRGALGSAVFFDPTQPVLDPESPYGGYFTFVNNDGTPNTLAAANPVAQLLLKDDQSTVNRFIGNVQVDYRFAFLPELRANLNVGYDQAKGEGAIYEPGFYSAVFDAATGGGTDNSYNEQITNELFDFYLNYVKELGKNRLDIMAGYGYQHFKFEKEDNRSDLAGTPENVVQILTAREYFLVSLFSRMNFTINDRLLLTGTIRRDGTSRFSEKNRYGIFPAAAAAYKFIDGDNGVGILNSLKLRVGWGVTGQQDLGDNFYPYIPTYTISLSNAQYQFGDEYVPTNRPGGYNTDLKWEETTTYNAAIDFGLFNDRLYGSFEVYQRDTKDLLTTTRPAAGTNLTNNIPANIGTLENKGFEVTLNIVPVRTAKSEWSLGVNMTRNRNEITSLTLGDDPNFQGFETGGISGGVGNNIQIHSVGFPTNSYYVYQQVYSESGLPIEGLYVDRNGDGVISPNDRYRFENPAPDYFFGFTSNFNYGAFDFSFAGRANIGNYAYNNRFVNSSNYNSVVNPTGFLGNVHSDINLVGHNVPQYFSDFFLEDASFLRLDHITAGYRFTNVFGSDRGGNLRIYATMQNPFVITNYTGIDPEVGIDNDIYPRSRTILFGANLNF; encoded by the coding sequence ATGAAACAATTTCACAATTTAACCCTGTTGCTATTGGCAATGGTTATACTGCCTGGCGTAATGCTCGCGCAACGTACCATTAGCGGACAAGTGACAGATGCAGAATCGGGCGAAACCCTCATTGGAGCCAACATCTTAGTGGTAGGTACATCAAGTGGTACCATTACTGACATTGATGGCAACTACGAACTGGTGGTCCCTGAAGGCTACGACCTTCTTTCCTTTAGCTACACTGGTTACAGCACACAAGAGCTGAAGATAACCGCTAGCAATGTCCTTAACGTAAAAATGGCTTCAGGTACAGTCCTTGATGAAGTCGTTGTGATTGGCTACGGTACCGTAAGAAAAGAAGACGCAACGGGATCGGTTCAGACCATCAGTAGCGACGTTTTCAACCGGGGAGCCATTACCTCTACCCAAGAACTGATCGCTGGTAAGGTTGCAGGGGTCAATATTACGCCAAATAGTGATCCCGGTGGTGGTGCTACCATCCGTATCCGGGGTGGATCATCGCTAAATGCCAGCAATGACCCATTAATCGTTATTGACGGCGTGCCCGTAGAATCTCGTGGTGTTGCTGGTGGCCGAAATATCCTGAACCTGGTCAACCCTAATGATGTAGAGAATGTAACCGTTCTGAAAGATGCTTCGGCAACCGCCATCTACGGGTCTCGTGCTTCTAACGGTGTGATCATCATTACCACCAAAAAAGGTGCGCTGGGCAAAGGAGTAAAAATCAATTACAATGGTAGCATCGCGAGCAGTTCCATTCAGAAAAGAGTGGATGTCATGTCGGCAGATGAATTCCGTAATTTGGTCAATGAACGCTTCCCCGCCAATGCCAACTTGTTGGGAGACGCTAACACCGATTGGCAAGACCAGATTTTCCAGACGGGTCTTACCCACGACCATAGCGTAAGTCTCTCAGGTGGTATCAAAGAGGTGCTTCCTTACCGCGTGTCTTTGGGTTACACCAACAAGGACGGTCTTTTGTTGACCGACAACTTCCAGCGTACGACCTACGGCGTGAGCCTTACGCCAGGATTTCTGGACAACCGCTTGCAAGTCACCGCCAATATCAAAGGAGTAAACGTACAGAATCAGTTTGCCAACCGAGGCGCCCTCGGATCAGCGGTATTCTTCGATCCTACTCAACCGGTATTAGATCCAGAAAGCCCTTATGGTGGCTATTTCACTTTCGTCAACAACGATGGTACACCGAATACTTTAGCTGCTGCTAATCCTGTGGCACAGTTGCTATTGAAGGATGATCAGTCTACGGTAAACCGTTTTATTGGTAACGTGCAGGTGGATTACCGTTTTGCATTCCTGCCTGAATTACGCGCCAACCTCAATGTAGGTTACGACCAGGCGAAAGGTGAAGGTGCCATTTATGAGCCAGGCTTTTACAGTGCTGTTTTTGATGCTGCCACGGGTGGAGGCACCGACAACAGTTATAATGAGCAAATCACCAATGAGCTTTTTGATTTTTACCTGAATTACGTAAAGGAATTGGGCAAAAATCGTCTGGACATCATGGCAGGTTATGGTTATCAGCACTTCAAATTCGAGAAAGAGGATAACCGCAGTGACTTGGCTGGAACGCCAGAAAACGTAGTTCAGATTCTTACCGCTCGTGAATACTTCCTGGTTTCTTTATTCAGCCGGATGAATTTCACGATCAATGACCGTTTACTACTTACAGGTACCATTCGTCGGGACGGAACCAGCCGCTTCTCGGAAAAGAACCGTTATGGTATCTTCCCTGCTGCAGCTGCGGCCTACAAATTTATTGATGGTGACAACGGCGTCGGGATTCTAAATAGCTTAAAGCTGAGAGTAGGATGGGGTGTAACAGGCCAGCAAGATCTTGGTGACAATTTCTACCCCTATATCCCTACTTATACCATTAGTTTATCTAATGCCCAGTACCAGTTTGGTGATGAATATGTACCTACCAACCGCCCTGGTGGATACAATACAGACCTCAAATGGGAAGAGACAACGACCTATAACGCAGCCATTGATTTTGGTCTTTTCAACGATCGTCTCTACGGTTCGTTCGAAGTTTACCAACGGGATACCAAAGATCTGTTGACGACGACCCGCCCAGCTGCAGGCACCAACCTCACCAACAATATTCCCGCCAACATTGGTACCTTGGAAAACAAAGGTTTCGAAGTAACTTTAAACATTGTACCTGTTCGTACAGCTAAATCGGAATGGTCTTTAGGTGTCAACATGACTCGCAACCGCAACGAAATCACCAGCCTTACACTTGGTGATGATCCTAACTTCCAGGGCTTTGAAACGGGTGGTATTTCCGGTGGTGTAGGCAACAACATTCAGATTCATTCGGTAGGTTTCCCTACCAACTCTTACTATGTTTACCAACAGGTATACAGCGAATCTGGTCTACCCATCGAAGGCCTTTACGTTGACCGTAATGGAGATGGTGTGATCTCTCCTAACGATCGTTACCGTTTTGAGAACCCAGCACCAGATTATTTCTTTGGCTTTACTTCCAACTTCAACTATGGTGCCTTTGATTTCTCTTTCGCAGGCCGTGCCAATATTGGCAACTATGCGTATAACAACCGTTTTGTTAACTCGTCTAACTACAATAGTGTAGTGAACCCTACGGGCTTCTTGGGCAACGTCCACAGTGACATCAACCTTGTTGGTCATAATGTTCCTCAATACTTTAGCGACTTCTTCCTCGAAGATGCTTCGTTCTTGAGGCTAGATCACATTACAGCAGGTTACCGTTTTACCAATGTCTTTGGTAGTGATCGGGGTGGCAATTTACGTATCTACGCAACGATGCAAAACCCGTTTGTGATTACTAACTACACTGGTATTGACCCCGAAGTTGGTATCGATAATGACATCTATCCTCGTTCCCGGACCATTTTATTCGGTGCTAACCTGAACTTTTAG
- the fmt gene encoding methionyl-tRNA formyltransferase produces the protein MQPRIIFMGTPDFAVASLNALVQAGHNVVAVITATDKMGGRGGKQLLESAVKKYAVANDIPVLQPKNLKAPDFIDNLASYQADLQVVVAFRMLPKVVWAMPPLGTFNLHGSLLPKYRGAAPINWAVINGDTETGVTTFFIQEEIDTGDLIFQEKMSIGDNENVGEVHDRMMMLGAEVVVKTVAAIANGNISPTQQDHQLASPAPKLTAENTRINFAQPTKKVHDFIRGLNPYPTAWTSLEGEKWKILKTIPHLESHSLTAGTIVTDGKNDFKIATQDGFVEVLELQVPGKRRMNVHDFLNGWRADEEISRFS, from the coding sequence ATGCAGCCAAGAATTATTTTTATGGGTACGCCCGATTTTGCAGTTGCTTCTTTAAATGCGCTGGTTCAGGCAGGCCATAATGTTGTCGCAGTGATCACTGCAACAGATAAAATGGGTGGTCGAGGCGGCAAGCAATTGTTGGAATCAGCCGTAAAAAAGTATGCGGTAGCAAATGACATCCCTGTTTTACAACCCAAAAATCTTAAAGCACCTGATTTTATCGACAACCTGGCCAGTTACCAGGCAGATTTGCAAGTTGTCGTCGCTTTCAGAATGTTGCCGAAAGTAGTTTGGGCCATGCCTCCGCTGGGCACGTTTAATCTCCATGGCTCTTTGCTCCCCAAATACCGGGGGGCTGCCCCCATCAACTGGGCCGTCATCAACGGAGACACCGAGACGGGAGTGACCACCTTTTTCATCCAGGAAGAAATCGATACCGGAGATCTCATCTTCCAGGAAAAAATGAGCATTGGTGATAATGAAAACGTTGGTGAAGTCCATGACCGGATGATGATGCTTGGCGCAGAAGTCGTAGTAAAAACAGTTGCAGCTATTGCTAATGGAAATATTAGCCCTACACAACAAGACCATCAATTGGCCAGCCCAGCCCCGAAACTTACCGCAGAGAATACCCGCATTAATTTTGCTCAACCTACAAAAAAGGTCCACGACTTCATCCGCGGCCTCAACCCCTACCCTACCGCTTGGACAAGCCTGGAGGGCGAAAAGTGGAAAATCCTGAAAACCATCCCCCATCTGGAAAGTCATAGCCTGACTGCCGGAACAATTGTTACCGATGGAAAAAATGATTTCAAAATTGCAACGCAAGATGGCTTCGTAGAGGTACTAGAGCTCCAGGTTCCGGGAAAACGACGGATGAATGTGCACGATTTTCTGAATGGCTGGCGAGCAGATGAAGAGATCAGCAGGTTTTCCTAA